A genome region from Aurantiacibacter sp. MUD61 includes the following:
- a CDS encoding patatin-like protein codes for MRQKELRIALVCYGGVSLAVYMHGVTKEIWKLARASRAHHAAGNGSSGGVEGVYQRLLERIEADEGLRLRMLADIITGASAGGINAVFLAQAIHSGRSLEPLTELWLENADVEKLVAEEARPWSDLGAKPFMRPLVWYLTNRPGNAVNESVAKETRSEVRRKLSSLVRGRWFEPPFSGPGFTKLLHDALKAMNALPAEEPLLPPYHPLDLLVTATDYRGRRELLRLNSPPMVEESEHRMPISFRAHTPFAGGEDLAQLYELTFAARATASFPGAFPPLEVGEIDRLAGDDWTNRDAFLSRIMPSHVEQGTTHHAALIDGSVLVNAPFSGAMAGLDKRPAQREVDRRFVYIDPTPRRKLAKRDETVRPIGFFAAIVGSLSTIPREQPIRDNLEELEAQSREALRLQKMVAALRPEVEAVVEKLFGRTLFFDKPTLKRLANWRAKAQQAAAERADYAFHSYAQAKLSGIIDRIADLVHDIAPQPDHPDADDIAIRLRQAIEARGLANLNGPGKGASPEAIAFLRDHDLAFRVRRLRLLARRLSREWDADPDIPDADLESAREEVYRALALYYEREDPDSLGADFVEIADTAMSDPDRVLDELARRRSLREVDIQAEQILADALEAMPKDLRRKALLTYLGFPFYDVATLPLLRNEGLNEFDPVKVDRISPDDATSLREGGAEATLRGTEFFNFGAFFSRFYRENDYLWGRFHGAERMIDLVCSTVPGGFDATECLAFKRDAFLAICDEEEERGLVRSGLVRAMREEILAKLG; via the coding sequence ATGCGGCAGAAGGAACTCAGGATCGCGCTGGTGTGCTATGGCGGGGTCAGTCTGGCCGTCTATATGCACGGCGTTACCAAGGAAATCTGGAAGCTTGCCCGCGCCAGCCGCGCGCATCATGCGGCGGGGAATGGTTCTTCTGGCGGGGTGGAGGGCGTCTACCAACGCCTGCTTGAACGGATCGAGGCCGATGAAGGGCTGCGCCTGCGCATGCTTGCCGACATCATCACCGGTGCGAGTGCTGGCGGGATCAATGCCGTGTTCCTGGCGCAGGCGATCCATTCCGGGCGCAGTCTGGAGCCGCTGACCGAGCTGTGGCTGGAGAATGCCGACGTCGAGAAGCTGGTGGCCGAGGAGGCGCGGCCGTGGTCCGATTTGGGTGCAAAGCCCTTCATGCGCCCGCTCGTCTGGTACCTCACCAATAGGCCCGGCAATGCGGTGAACGAAAGCGTCGCGAAAGAGACGCGCTCTGAAGTGCGGCGCAAACTCTCTTCGCTGGTGCGCGGCCGCTGGTTCGAACCGCCATTTTCAGGGCCTGGTTTTACGAAGCTTTTGCATGACGCGCTGAAGGCGATGAACGCTCTGCCAGCGGAAGAGCCGCTCCTGCCGCCCTATCACCCGCTGGATCTGCTGGTCACCGCAACGGACTATCGCGGTCGACGCGAATTGCTGCGCTTGAACAGCCCGCCGATGGTCGAGGAAAGCGAGCATCGCATGCCGATCAGCTTTCGCGCGCACACACCTTTTGCTGGCGGCGAGGATTTGGCGCAGCTTTACGAATTGACATTCGCGGCGCGCGCAACGGCGAGCTTTCCGGGCGCGTTTCCTCCGCTTGAAGTCGGTGAGATTGATCGTCTCGCTGGCGATGACTGGACCAATCGCGACGCCTTTCTGTCACGGATCATGCCTAGCCATGTAGAACAGGGCACGACGCACCATGCGGCGCTGATCGACGGGTCTGTGCTGGTAAACGCTCCCTTTTCAGGCGCAATGGCGGGTCTGGACAAGCGCCCTGCGCAACGGGAAGTCGACCGACGCTTCGTCTATATCGACCCGACCCCGCGCCGGAAGCTTGCAAAGCGGGATGAGACTGTGCGGCCCATCGGGTTTTTCGCGGCCATCGTTGGCTCGCTCAGCACTATCCCGCGTGAGCAGCCGATCAGGGACAATCTCGAAGAACTGGAGGCGCAATCGCGTGAGGCGCTTCGCTTGCAGAAAATGGTCGCAGCGCTACGCCCTGAAGTGGAGGCGGTGGTCGAGAAGCTGTTTGGCCGCACGCTTTTCTTCGACAAGCCCACACTGAAACGCCTCGCGAATTGGCGCGCGAAAGCGCAGCAGGCGGCAGCAGAGCGGGCGGATTACGCTTTCCACTCCTACGCGCAGGCGAAGCTCTCCGGCATTATCGATCGTATCGCGGATCTGGTGCACGATATCGCGCCGCAACCGGATCATCCGGACGCCGATGACATCGCAATCCGCCTGCGTCAGGCGATCGAGGCGCGCGGCCTCGCGAATCTGAACGGTCCCGGAAAAGGCGCAAGTCCGGAAGCGATCGCCTTCTTGCGCGATCACGATCTGGCATTCCGCGTGCGGCGCCTACGTTTGTTGGCAAGGCGACTATCCCGCGAATGGGACGCCGATCCCGATATCCCCGACGCTGATCTCGAGAGCGCGCGCGAGGAAGTCTACCGCGCGCTCGCCCTGTATTATGAACGGGAAGACCCGGACAGCCTTGGCGCGGACTTTGTCGAGATTGCCGACACGGCAATGAGCGATCCCGACCGGGTCCTGGATGAGTTGGCGCGCAGGCGATCATTGCGCGAAGTCGACATTCAGGCGGAGCAGATCCTGGCCGATGCCTTGGAGGCCATGCCCAAGGATTTGCGGCGCAAGGCTCTCCTTACCTATCTTGGTTTTCCGTTCTACGACGTCGCCACACTTCCTCTGCTACGCAATGAAGGGCTCAACGAATTCGATCCGGTGAAAGTCGATCGCATCAGTCCGGACGATGCTACAAGCCTCCGTGAAGGGGGGGCTGAGGCGACTTTGCGCGGGACAGAATTCTTCAATTTCGGCGCGTTTTTCAGCCGGTTTTATCGAGAGAACGATTATCTGTGGGGCCGCTTCCACGGCGCGGAGCGGATGATCGATCTCGTTTGCTCAACCGTGCCCGGGGGGTTCGACGCAACCGAATGCCTCGCCTTCAAGCGCGATGCCTTTCTGGCAATCTGCGATGAGGAGGAGGAGCGCGGGTTGGTCCGATCAGGACTGGTGCGAGCGATGCGCGAGGAAATTCTGGCCAAGTTGGGGTGA
- the grpE gene encoding nucleotide exchange factor GrpE, whose protein sequence is MTDNDNAKNGKHHDEAVEKELEGVPEEFLSDDDDADDDEAEGSIADALAALKADLEAAKQDVLYAKAEAQNVRRRSEKEVSDARNYAATGFARDILSVADNLGRAIDAVPKQLREDDKFKGLVAGIEATMRELDKAFANHGISRIAAMGLPLDPNQHQAMLEVPTDDAEPGTIVQEMQAGYMIRDRLLRPSMVGVAKKPD, encoded by the coding sequence ATGACAGACAACGACAACGCGAAGAACGGCAAACATCATGACGAAGCGGTCGAAAAGGAACTGGAGGGCGTGCCCGAAGAGTTCCTGTCGGATGACGACGACGCTGATGATGACGAAGCTGAGGGCAGCATTGCCGATGCGCTGGCTGCACTGAAAGCCGATCTGGAGGCGGCCAAGCAGGATGTGCTCTACGCAAAGGCCGAAGCGCAAAATGTGCGCCGCCGTTCGGAGAAGGAAGTTTCCGATGCGCGCAATTATGCCGCCACCGGTTTCGCGCGCGATATTCTCAGCGTTGCTGACAATCTCGGCCGCGCGATCGATGCCGTGCCGAAGCAATTGCGCGAAGACGACAAGTTCAAAGGTCTGGTAGCCGGTATCGAAGCAACCATGCGAGAGCTGGACAAGGCCTTTGCCAATCACGGTATCAGCCGCATCGCGGCGATGGGCCTTCCGCTCGATCCCAACCAGCATCAGGCGATGCTGGAAGTACCAACCGACGACGCCGAGCCGGGCACGATCGTTCAGGAAATGCAGGCCGGATACATGATCCGCGACCGCCTGCTTCGTCCAAGCATGGTCGGGGTGGCGAAGAAGCCGGACTGA
- the dnaJ gene encoding molecular chaperone DnaJ — protein MSAAEIDFYELLGVDRGADGATIKSAYRKLAMKYHPDRNPGDAEAEAHFKAISAAYDILKDDQKRAAYDRYGHAAFQNGGPGGGGMGGQDFNDLGDIFETIFGSAFGGGAGGPGGRARPRRGADLRYDMQVSLEEAFDGKNTQIEVEVSSTCDTCSGSGAEPGTSRRRCELCHGAGKVRAKQGFFVIERPCPNCSGAGEVLESPCKPCRGEGTVDKLQTLDVDIPPGVDNGTRIRLSGKGEAGPRGAPSGDLYIFVHVKPHPVFEREGTALFTRVPISFTSAALGDTIDIPGLDGETHSIDIPSGIQSGKQLRKRGAGMPVLQGRGRGDLVVEVQVETPTKLSARQKEILCEFRETETGDECPQSRGFFEKIKEAFGG, from the coding sequence ATGTCAGCCGCTGAAATCGATTTTTACGAACTGTTGGGCGTTGATCGAGGTGCCGATGGCGCAACGATCAAATCCGCCTATCGCAAGCTCGCCATGAAGTATCACCCGGATCGCAATCCGGGCGATGCCGAGGCCGAAGCGCATTTCAAGGCCATCAGCGCAGCCTATGACATCCTGAAGGATGATCAGAAGCGCGCGGCCTATGATCGCTATGGCCACGCCGCCTTCCAGAATGGCGGACCGGGCGGCGGCGGAATGGGCGGCCAGGATTTCAACGATCTGGGCGATATTTTCGAAACGATTTTCGGCAGTGCCTTTGGCGGCGGTGCAGGTGGCCCCGGTGGCCGTGCGCGCCCGCGCCGCGGTGCGGATCTGCGTTACGACATGCAGGTCAGCCTTGAAGAGGCATTCGACGGCAAGAACACCCAGATCGAAGTCGAAGTCTCCAGCACCTGCGACACCTGCTCCGGCTCGGGCGCAGAGCCGGGCACATCGCGCCGCCGCTGCGAGCTGTGCCATGGCGCCGGAAAGGTCCGCGCCAAACAGGGCTTTTTCGTTATCGAGCGCCCGTGCCCCAATTGCAGCGGCGCTGGCGAAGTGCTCGAAAGCCCGTGCAAGCCCTGCCGGGGCGAAGGCACGGTCGACAAACTTCAGACGCTCGATGTCGATATTCCGCCCGGCGTCGACAATGGCACCCGCATCCGCCTTTCCGGCAAGGGCGAAGCAGGTCCGCGCGGTGCGCCATCAGGCGACCTCTACATTTTCGTGCATGTAAAACCGCATCCGGTTTTCGAACGCGAAGGCACTGCACTTTTCACCCGCGTTCCGATCAGCTTCACCAGCGCTGCACTCGGCGATACGATCGATATTCCCGGTCTCGATGGCGAGACCCACTCCATCGATATTCCGTCAGGCATCCAGTCGGGCAAGCAATTGCGCAAACGCGGGGCAGGCATGCCGGTGCTTCAGGGCAGGGGGCGGGGCGATCTCGTCGTGGAAGTGCAGGTCGAAACACCGACCAAGCTTTCGGCTCGTCAGAAGGAAATCCTATGCGAATTCCGCGAGACCGAGACCGGCGATGAATGCCCGCAAAGCCGTGGTTTCTTTGAAAAGATCAAAGAGGCGTTCGGAGGGTAA
- a CDS encoding copper chaperone PCu(A)C, producing the protein MMNHKRILPALTASLAVLSLAACGGETEEPATEVAESDCPPGVSVADGWLAMPAVAGNPAAAYFTISNTNEDAVTIRSAEMIGSESAMLHETAEWSMEEDMQELFTQRVEPGEDLEFAPGGKHVMIMGMSDGLEAGSESEITLTFVGGDKCSFPVTLYAAGTDPREEEEEA; encoded by the coding sequence ATGATGAACCACAAACGTATATTGCCCGCCCTTACCGCCTCGCTCGCCGTGCTGAGCCTGGCTGCCTGCGGCGGCGAAACCGAAGAACCTGCGACCGAAGTGGCCGAGAGCGATTGCCCTCCCGGCGTCTCGGTGGCCGATGGCTGGCTGGCCATGCCTGCAGTGGCTGGAAATCCGGCTGCGGCCTATTTCACGATCAGCAATACTAACGAGGACGCAGTGACCATCCGGTCTGCCGAAATGATCGGTTCGGAAAGCGCCATGCTGCACGAAACCGCGGAATGGAGCATGGAAGAAGACATGCAGGAGCTTTTCACCCAGCGTGTCGAGCCGGGCGAAGATCTGGAATTTGCACCGGGCGGCAAGCACGTGATGATCATGGGCATGTCTGATGGACTAGAAGCCGGCAGTGAAAGCGAAATCACTCTCACCTTTGTGGGCGGTGACAAGTGCAGCTTCCCCGTTACGCTTTACGCGGCCGGCACCGATCCGCGTGAGGAAGAGGAAGAGGCTTGA
- the hrcA gene encoding heat-inducible transcriptional repressor HrcA, with protein MTSPPISEITDRARDIFRLVVEDYLASGQPVGSKALAQHDGVNLSPASIRSVLSELEQLGLLAAPHTSAGRMPTTHGLRMFVDGIMQVAEPSAEERAAIEKQLAQPGPIEEALEKTSSILSDISGAAGMVMVPKREPRLAQMRLVSLDARRALAVLVGEDGQVENRVLDIGSAVSASSLEEASNYISAHLAGRTLAESAAAMQQEIRSGKSALDEASASLVEAGIAVWSEDSANRPVLIVRGQANLLDESALGDLDRVRQLLDDLENKQSIAELLNSAREAQSARIFIGSENRLFALSGSSVIASPYRDRDGKVVGVLGVIGPTRLNYARVVPIVDFTARSLGKRIG; from the coding sequence ATGACTTCCCCGCCAATCTCAGAAATTACGGACCGTGCCCGCGATATTTTCCGTCTCGTCGTGGAGGATTATCTGGCGAGCGGCCAGCCGGTGGGCTCGAAAGCGCTGGCGCAGCATGACGGTGTCAATCTTTCGCCCGCATCGATCCGCTCTGTCCTGAGCGAGCTGGAGCAACTTGGCCTCCTCGCCGCGCCGCATACCAGCGCCGGGCGGATGCCAACGACGCATGGCCTGCGGATGTTCGTCGATGGCATCATGCAGGTTGCCGAGCCCAGCGCCGAAGAGCGCGCTGCCATCGAGAAGCAGTTGGCGCAGCCCGGGCCGATCGAGGAAGCGCTCGAGAAAACCAGCTCTATTCTGTCGGACATCTCCGGGGCCGCCGGGATGGTCATGGTGCCCAAGCGTGAACCGCGTCTGGCGCAAATGCGGCTCGTTTCGCTCGATGCGCGTCGCGCGCTTGCGGTGCTGGTGGGCGAGGACGGCCAGGTCGAAAACCGCGTGCTCGATATCGGTTCGGCGGTCTCTGCCAGCAGTCTTGAAGAGGCAAGCAACTATATCTCCGCGCATCTCGCCGGTCGCACACTCGCAGAATCCGCAGCGGCGATGCAGCAGGAAATCCGTTCCGGCAAAAGCGCGCTCGATGAAGCGTCGGCCAGCCTCGTCGAAGCGGGGATCGCGGTGTGGAGCGAAGACAGCGCCAATCGGCCCGTTCTGATTGTTCGCGGTCAGGCGAATTTGCTCGATGAGAGCGCGCTTGGCGATCTCGACCGCGTACGGCAATTGCTAGATGACCTCGAAAACAAGCAGTCTATCGCAGAACTTCTCAATTCTGCGAGGGAAGCGCAGTCCGCGCGAATCTTCATCGGATCGGAAAACCGGCTTTTCGCCCTTTCCGGTTCCAGCGTCATCGCTTCACCCTATCGCGATCGCGACGGCAAAGTGGTGGGAGTTCTGGGTGTCATCGGGCCTACGCGGTTGAATTATGCGCGCGTCGTTCCCATCGTGGATTTCACCGCCCGATCGCTGGGCAAGAGAATCGGTTAG
- the dnaK gene encoding molecular chaperone DnaK, giving the protein MSKIIGIDLGTTNSCVSVMEGGKPKVIENSEGARTTPSIVAFTKDGERLIGQPAKRQAVTNPDNTLFAIKRLIGRRFDDPTTKKDMDIVPYDIVKGKNGDAWVKAGGEEYSPSQISAFILQKMKETAESYLGETVSKAVITVPAYFNDAQRQATKDAGQIAGLEVERIINEPTAAALAYGMDKEDGKTIAVYDLGGGTFDVSILEIGDGVFEVKSTNGDTFLGGEDFDNAIVEYLADQFKSKENMDLRKDKLALQRLKEAAEKAKIELSSSQQTEVNLPFITARMEDGTSTPLHLVETITRSKLEQLVGDLVKRTLDPCKKAIEDAGVSKDQIDEVILVGGMTRMPKVREVVEEFFGSKPHTGVNPDEVVAMGAAIQAGVLQGDVKDVLLLDVTPLSLGIETLGGVFTRMIDRNTTIPTKKTQVYSTAEDNQNAVTIRVFQGEREMAADNKLLGQFDLVGIPAAPRGVPQIEVTFDIDANGIVNVSAKDKGTGKEQQIRIQASGGLSDADIDQMVQDAEKFADEDKKRRESAEVRNNLDSLVHATEKQLEENGDKVDAAIKSDVETAVAEAKTALEGDDVEAMKEKSQKLTDAAMKMGQAIYEKSQAEGADAAADAATSGDDTSKPAEDEEVVEAEFTEVDDENKS; this is encoded by the coding sequence ATGAGTAAGATTATCGGTATCGACCTCGGTACGACCAACAGCTGCGTTTCCGTAATGGAAGGCGGCAAGCCCAAAGTTATCGAAAATTCGGAAGGTGCGCGCACCACGCCTTCGATCGTTGCATTCACCAAGGATGGTGAGCGCCTGATCGGCCAGCCTGCAAAGCGTCAGGCCGTCACCAATCCGGACAATACGCTGTTCGCAATCAAGCGCCTGATCGGCCGCCGTTTCGACGATCCTACCACCAAGAAGGATATGGACATCGTCCCCTATGACATCGTCAAGGGCAAGAATGGCGACGCATGGGTCAAGGCGGGTGGCGAAGAATATTCGCCGAGCCAGATTTCGGCTTTCATCCTGCAGAAGATGAAGGAAACCGCTGAGAGCTATCTTGGCGAAACGGTTTCCAAGGCCGTGATCACGGTTCCGGCATACTTCAACGATGCGCAGCGTCAGGCAACTAAGGACGCAGGCCAGATCGCAGGTCTGGAAGTCGAGCGTATCATCAACGAGCCGACCGCTGCCGCACTTGCCTATGGCATGGACAAGGAAGACGGCAAGACGATCGCCGTTTATGACCTTGGTGGCGGTACTTTCGACGTCTCCATCCTCGAAATCGGCGATGGCGTGTTCGAAGTGAAGTCGACCAATGGCGATACCTTCCTTGGCGGTGAAGACTTCGACAACGCGATTGTCGAATATCTCGCAGACCAGTTCAAATCCAAGGAAAACATGGATTTGCGCAAGGATAAGCTCGCGCTGCAGCGTCTGAAGGAAGCTGCTGAAAAGGCCAAGATCGAGCTTTCCAGCAGCCAGCAGACCGAAGTGAACCTGCCGTTCATCACGGCACGCATGGAAGACGGCACCTCCACGCCGCTGCACCTTGTCGAAACCATCACCCGCTCGAAGCTCGAGCAGCTGGTAGGCGATCTGGTGAAGCGCACGCTCGATCCGTGCAAGAAGGCTATCGAAGATGCTGGCGTTTCCAAGGACCAGATCGACGAAGTGATCCTGGTCGGCGGTATGACCCGCATGCCCAAGGTCCGCGAAGTCGTGGAAGAATTCTTCGGTTCCAAGCCGCACACCGGCGTGAACCCTGATGAAGTCGTCGCCATGGGTGCTGCCATCCAGGCCGGCGTCCTCCAGGGCGACGTGAAGGACGTGCTGCTGCTCGACGTGACCCCACTTTCGCTGGGTATCGAAACGCTGGGCGGTGTGTTCACCCGCATGATCGATCGCAACACGACGATCCCGACAAAGAAAACGCAGGTCTATTCGACGGCTGAAGACAATCAGAACGCCGTGACCATCCGCGTTTTCCAGGGTGAGCGTGAAATGGCGGCGGACAACAAGCTGCTTGGCCAGTTCGACCTAGTCGGCATTCCGGCTGCTCCGCGCGGTGTCCCGCAGATCGAGGTCACCTTCGATATCGACGCCAATGGCATCGTGAACGTGTCCGCCAAGGACAAGGGCACGGGCAAGGAACAGCAGATCCGCATTCAGGCCTCGGGCGGTCTCAGCGATGCTGACATCGACCAGATGGTGCAGGATGCCGAGAAGTTTGCCGATGAAGACAAGAAGCGCCGCGAAAGCGCCGAGGTCCGCAACAATCTCGACAGTCTCGTCCATGCGACCGAAAAGCAGCTCGAAGAAAACGGCGACAAGGTTGACGCCGCGATCAAGAGCGATGTCGAAACGGCTGTTGCCGAAGCCAAGACTGCGCTGGAAGGCGACGATGTCGAGGCGATGAAGGAAAAGAGCCAGAAGCTCACGGATGCCGCCATGAAAATGGGTCAGGCAATCTATGAGAAGTCTCAGGCTGAAGGTGCCGATGCCGCCGCAGATGCCGCTACATCCGGTGACGACACGTCCAAGCCCGCAGAGGACGAGGAAGTTGTCGAAGCCGAGTTCACCGAAGTGGATGACGAGAACAAGTCCTAA
- a CDS encoding vgr related protein, whose protein sequence is MFGTAIDYSKVLIRRRKWAFFQPKRVTMAPRGHIHFHPLGDVYCDDFATAPLYRQALFIHEMTHVWQTQTRGDWYLVTRRMPWARYDYALKPGWKLEQYGIEQQARIVEHAFLLRRGAKLPGVASKGAYDALVNFPGATAA, encoded by the coding sequence ATGTTCGGCACGGCGATCGACTATTCCAAAGTCCTGATCCGCCGTCGCAAATGGGCTTTCTTCCAGCCCAAGCGGGTGACCATGGCTCCACGCGGCCACATTCATTTCCACCCGCTGGGCGATGTCTATTGCGATGATTTCGCAACTGCCCCGCTCTACCGGCAGGCGCTGTTTATTCATGAGATGACGCATGTCTGGCAGACACAGACGCGCGGCGACTGGTATCTCGTCACCCGCCGCATGCCTTGGGCGCGATACGATTACGCGCTGAAGCCCGGCTGGAAGCTGGAGCAATACGGCATCGAGCAGCAGGCGCGCATCGTCGAGCATGCTTTCCTTCTCAGGCGCGGTGCCAAGCTGCCCGGAGTGGCGAGCAAAGGCGCATATGATGCGCTGGTAAACTTCCCCGGCGCGACTGCTGCATGA
- the rph gene encoding ribonuclease PH — MRPSGRAPDEMRAITIETGFTKHAEGSCLISFGDTRVLCTASVEKSVPPWMRNKGTGWVTGEYSMLPRATHTRGSREAARGKQSGRTQEIQRLIGRSLRAVVDLEKLGERQITLDCDVIQADGGTRTASISGAWVALRLAVNKLLAEGAIKEDPITAKIAAISCGIYQGTPVSDLDYAEDSNADADANFVLIEGGQIAEVQATAEGATYDEEGLLRLLRLAQMGCDEIFKAQDEAVK, encoded by the coding sequence ATGCGACCTTCCGGCCGCGCGCCTGATGAAATGCGCGCCATTACGATTGAAACCGGCTTTACCAAGCACGCCGAGGGTAGCTGCCTGATCAGCTTTGGCGATACGCGCGTCCTGTGCACGGCCAGTGTCGAAAAGAGCGTCCCGCCGTGGATGCGCAACAAGGGTACTGGCTGGGTGACCGGTGAGTACTCCATGCTTCCGCGCGCCACCCACACGCGTGGCTCGCGCGAAGCCGCACGTGGCAAGCAGAGCGGCCGGACGCAGGAAATCCAGCGCCTGATTGGCCGGAGCCTTCGTGCAGTGGTCGATCTGGAAAAGCTCGGTGAACGCCAGATCACTTTGGATTGTGATGTCATCCAGGCCGATGGGGGCACGCGTACAGCATCGATCTCCGGGGCATGGGTCGCCCTTCGCCTCGCAGTGAACAAGCTGCTCGCAGAAGGTGCGATCAAGGAAGACCCGATTACCGCCAAGATCGCCGCGATTTCCTGCGGCATCTATCAGGGCACGCCGGTTTCCGATCTCGACTATGCCGAGGATTCCAATGCTGATGCCGATGCCAATTTCGTGCTGATCGAAGGCGGCCAGATCGCTGAAGTGCAAGCCACGGCAGAAGGCGCGACATATGATGAGGAAGGTCTTCTGCGACTGCTCCGTCTCGCCCAGATGGGTTGCGACGAAATCTTCAAGGCACAGGATGAGGCAGTGAAATGA
- a CDS encoding indoleamine 2,3-dioxygenase, which translates to MELEHYGMSRERGYLSHYEIDQVTLPSQLASVVEAAGNLSGLLSTGRVRHWLDQLDDPGLEDWSKEAPEEEVRTAMVHYSFLVQAYVWGEATPPPHLPANLARPMVAIADRLGQAPLLPYSAYVLDNWARLDKSGPITLDNIYMYQNFAGGDDENWFVMIHVAIEAEAGVLLDNAARLVTVAKQGDEAEAERLLVEMDEAWERIYTHFARMTERCDPYVYFHRVRPYIHGWANNPALESGGLIYEGVEKLGEKPQALRGQTGSQSSIVPAMDALFQVGHSDDPLKHFLDELHAYRPVQHRKFIEDLAAQSTLRDFVGKSGKQSLKDAFNACLNQSARFRTRHLEYAASYINKQAGSIVGNDPDVGTGGTPFMRYLKKHRDENAAQLVR; encoded by the coding sequence ATGGAGCTTGAACACTACGGCATGTCGCGCGAGCGCGGCTATCTTTCGCATTACGAAATCGATCAGGTCACTCTTCCCTCGCAGCTCGCGAGCGTAGTCGAGGCCGCCGGAAACCTCTCCGGCCTGCTATCGACCGGCCGCGTACGACACTGGCTGGACCAGCTGGATGATCCGGGCCTGGAAGATTGGTCCAAGGAAGCCCCCGAAGAAGAAGTCCGCACCGCGATGGTGCACTACTCCTTCCTCGTGCAGGCCTATGTATGGGGCGAAGCCACCCCTCCCCCGCATCTTCCGGCCAATCTCGCCCGACCGATGGTCGCCATTGCGGATCGCCTGGGTCAAGCTCCGTTGCTCCCCTATTCCGCTTATGTACTCGACAATTGGGCGCGGCTCGACAAGTCGGGCCCGATTACGCTCGATAACATCTACATGTATCAGAACTTTGCCGGCGGCGATGACGAGAACTGGTTTGTCATGATCCATGTCGCCATCGAAGCCGAGGCGGGTGTCCTCCTCGACAACGCAGCGAGGCTGGTGACTGTCGCTAAACAAGGCGATGAAGCCGAAGCCGAGCGATTGCTTGTTGAAATGGATGAAGCGTGGGAGCGCATCTACACCCATTTCGCGCGGATGACCGAGCGCTGTGACCCGTATGTCTATTTCCATCGTGTGCGCCCTTATATCCATGGCTGGGCGAACAATCCCGCTTTGGAGAGTGGCGGTCTTATCTATGAGGGTGTCGAGAAGCTTGGCGAGAAACCGCAGGCCCTGCGTGGCCAGACCGGCTCGCAAAGCTCCATCGTTCCGGCAATGGATGCGCTGTTCCAGGTTGGCCATAGCGATGATCCGCTGAAGCACTTTCTCGACGAGCTTCACGCCTATCGTCCGGTCCAGCATCGCAAGTTTATCGAGGATCTGGCTGCGCAATCGACCTTGCGGGATTTTGTCGGCAAATCGGGCAAGCAAAGCCTGAAGGACGCCTTCAACGCGTGCCTCAACCAATCCGCCCGCTTCCGCACACGCCATCTCGAATATGCGGCGAGCTACATCAACAAGCAGGCTGGCAGCATTGTAGGGAACGATCCGGATGTGGGCACGGGCGGCACACCGTTCATGCGGTATCTGAAGAAGCACCGCGATGAAAATGCGGCGCAACTTGTAAGATAG